A window from Thermithiobacillus tepidarius DSM 3134 encodes these proteins:
- the ftsH gene encoding ATP-dependent zinc metalloprotease FtsH — MADTQKPEPPKTDLRQAAALWLFLFLLGLAGAYLIGQREPATEAAYEIPYSQFKILAAQGQVAAVTLRGDAVEGELRQAAPIGPAKQAASRFHTRVPAFGDDSLLPILQQQRVQVRVEAAREGGWTAMLLATLPWILILGVYFWMLRRTYRNVSGGLGGPGELRQFLQTSAREAKVPDVTFADVAGQENAKREVSELVDYLRDPARYTRLGAEVPHGVLLMGPPGTGKTLLARALAGEAGVPFYSISASEFIEVFVGVGASRVRHLFEEAKVHAPSIIFIDELDSIGRTRGTGLGGGHDEREQTLNQILAEMDGFAGHEAVIVLAATNRPDVLDPALLRPGRFDRHVTLDLPDRQDREAILRVHARKVPLGPDVDLGKLAAGTPGFSGADLKNLINEAAMLAAREQSAQVSMRHFDEARDKLLLGSVRALAIQPEERHRLAVHEAGHTAVAYFLPKADPLYKVSIIPRGRALGGTQQLPEQERYTLPEDYLRDRLAVMLGGRTAEKALLGTVSSGADDDIRQATSLARAMVARWGMSEQIGPVDLRESEEHPFLGREIAQPRRYSESSAQVVDQAVRALLLEAEARAAEVLQIHRPALNRLIAALEERETLQREEIEASLGPASPQELAERQPKARTSPA, encoded by the coding sequence ATGGCGGATACTCAAAAGCCCGAGCCGCCCAAAACCGACCTGCGCCAGGCCGCGGCCCTCTGGCTCTTTCTCTTCCTGCTGGGGCTGGCGGGCGCCTATCTGATCGGCCAGCGCGAGCCGGCCACGGAGGCCGCCTATGAGATCCCTTACAGCCAGTTCAAGATCCTGGCGGCGCAGGGCCAGGTCGCCGCGGTGACCCTGCGCGGCGATGCCGTGGAAGGCGAGCTGCGCCAGGCTGCCCCCATCGGGCCCGCCAAGCAAGCGGCCAGCCGCTTCCACACCCGCGTGCCGGCCTTCGGCGACGACAGCCTGCTGCCCATATTGCAGCAGCAGCGCGTGCAGGTCCGGGTGGAAGCGGCCCGGGAGGGCGGCTGGACGGCGATGCTCCTGGCTACCCTGCCGTGGATCCTCATCCTGGGCGTGTATTTCTGGATGCTGCGCCGCACCTACCGCAACGTCAGCGGCGGCCTGGGCGGTCCGGGCGAGCTGCGCCAGTTCCTGCAGACCTCCGCCCGGGAAGCCAAGGTGCCGGACGTGACCTTCGCCGACGTGGCCGGCCAGGAGAACGCCAAGCGCGAGGTGTCCGAGCTGGTGGATTACCTGCGCGACCCGGCGCGCTACACCCGGCTCGGCGCCGAGGTGCCGCACGGCGTGCTGCTCATGGGCCCGCCGGGCACGGGCAAGACCCTGCTGGCGCGCGCCCTGGCCGGCGAGGCGGGGGTGCCCTTCTATTCCATCTCGGCTTCGGAGTTCATCGAGGTCTTCGTCGGCGTGGGCGCCTCGCGGGTGCGGCACCTCTTCGAGGAAGCCAAGGTCCATGCGCCGAGCATCATTTTCATCGACGAGCTGGACAGCATCGGCCGCACCCGCGGCACCGGGCTGGGCGGCGGCCACGACGAGCGCGAGCAGACCCTCAACCAGATCCTGGCGGAGATGGACGGCTTCGCCGGCCACGAGGCGGTGATCGTGCTGGCCGCCACCAACCGCCCCGACGTGCTCGACCCCGCCCTGCTGCGCCCCGGCCGCTTCGACCGCCACGTCACCCTGGACCTGCCGGATCGCCAGGACCGCGAAGCCATCCTGCGGGTGCACGCCCGCAAGGTGCCGCTGGGCCCCGATGTGGATCTCGGCAAGCTGGCCGCCGGCACCCCCGGCTTTTCCGGCGCCGACCTCAAGAACCTGATCAACGAGGCGGCCATGCTCGCGGCGCGCGAGCAAAGCGCGCAGGTGAGCATGCGTCACTTCGACGAAGCGCGGGACAAGCTGCTGCTGGGCAGCGTCCGCGCTCTCGCCATTCAGCCGGAGGAGCGGCACCGCCTGGCGGTGCACGAGGCGGGCCACACGGCGGTCGCCTACTTCCTGCCCAAGGCCGACCCCCTCTACAAAGTCAGCATCATCCCGCGCGGCCGCGCCCTGGGCGGCACCCAGCAACTGCCCGAGCAGGAGCGCTACACCCTGCCGGAGGACTACCTGCGCGACCGCCTCGCCGTCATGCTGGGCGGGCGCACGGCGGAAAAAGCGCTGCTGGGCACGGTGAGCTCCGGCGCCGACGACGACATCCGCCAGGCGACTTCACTGGCGCGCGCCATGGTGGCGCGCTGGGGCATGTCCGAGCAGATCGGCCCGGTCGACCTGCGCGAGAGCGAGGAGCACCCCTTCCTGGGCCGCGAGATCGCCCAGCCGCGCCGCTACAGCGAGAGCTCGGCCCAGGTGGTGGATCAGGCGGTCAGGGCCCTGCTGCTGGAAGCCGAAGCGCGCGCGGCGGAGGTCCTGCAGATCCACCGCCCGGCGTTGAACCGCCTGATCGCCGCCCTGGAGGAGCGGGAGACGCTGCAGCGCGAAGAGATCGAGGCCAGCCTGGGCCCGGCCTCGCCGCAGGAACTTGCGGAGCGGCAGCCCAAAGCCCGGACGTCGCCCGCCTGA
- a CDS encoding BCAM0308 family protein, with product MSEKDRFFHEPRRDRAIHERVHDPYKTRSKLPEPTVCPQCGAVYHEGRWTWAARPPEAHEELCQACHRINDQYPAGILALSGDFVRQHQEEILHLARHEEAQEKAEHPLHRIMNIEAGSDGIVINTTDIHLPRRIGEALHRAYRGDLDFHYDEESALFRAHWRR from the coding sequence ATGAGCGAAAAGGACCGTTTTTTCCACGAACCACGCCGCGACCGGGCCATCCACGAGCGTGTCCACGATCCCTACAAGACGCGCAGCAAACTGCCGGAACCCACCGTCTGCCCGCAGTGCGGCGCCGTCTATCACGAGGGTCGCTGGACCTGGGCGGCCCGCCCGCCCGAGGCCCACGAGGAACTGTGCCAAGCCTGCCACCGGATCAATGACCAGTACCCCGCCGGCATCCTGGCGCTGAGCGGCGACTTCGTGCGGCAGCACCAGGAGGAAATCCTGCACCTGGCCCGCCACGAGGAGGCGCAGGAGAAGGCGGAGCACCCCCTGCACCGCATCATGAACATCGAGGCAGGATCGGACGGCATCGTCATCAACACCACCGACATCCACCTGCCGCGCCGCATCGGCGAGGCGCTGCACCGCGCCTACCGCGGGGACTTGGATTTCCACTACGACGAGGAGAGCGCCCTCTTCCGCGCGCACTGGCGGCGCTGA
- a CDS encoding P-II family nitrogen regulator gives MKEIKAIVQPFKLTKIRNAFRHLKGFPGMSVSKVEGCGACREEAAQARDGVKEELTDFSPKVRIEIVAPDHMVEGIVQVLTEVAYTGQEGDGIVWVTPAERVMRIGERICLVDDQNP, from the coding sequence ATGAAAGAGATCAAAGCGATCGTGCAGCCCTTCAAGCTGACCAAGATCCGCAACGCCTTCCGGCATCTGAAGGGGTTTCCGGGCATGAGCGTCAGCAAGGTGGAGGGTTGCGGCGCCTGCCGGGAGGAGGCGGCGCAGGCGCGCGACGGCGTCAAGGAGGAGCTGACCGATTTTTCGCCCAAGGTGCGCATCGAGATCGTGGCGCCCGACCACATGGTCGAGGGCATCGTACAGGTCTTGACGGAAGTGGCCTACACCGGCCAGGAGGGCGACGGCATCGTCTGGGTGACGCCCGCCGAGCGCGTCATGCGCATCGGCGAGCGCATCTGCCTGGTGGACGATCAGAACCCGTAG